CGCCTTGTCCGGCATCTCCATATCCACTCATGCGCAGACGCATTCCTGAATCTACACCTGCTGGAATATGAACTTTGACATGCTGCTTTTCTTTGACAAGGCCACTTCCTCGACAAACGGAGCACGGATCAACAATCATGCGCCCTTCACCGTGACACTGCGAACACGTCATCGACATGCTAAAAAAGCCACGCTGCTCGAAAACTTGTCCGGAGCCACCACATCGATTGCATTTTTTTATGCCCGCGGCAGACCTTGCCCCTTTTCCTCCGCACTCTCGGCAAGTAACATAATTTGTTACCACAAGCTCCTTGTCAACTCCTCGCGCGGCTTCTTCAAAAGAAAGAGTAATAGTGACCCGTTTGCTTGCTCCTTGCCTAGCTCCTTGGCCTCCAGCATGCCCTCCGCCAAAATCTCCGCCACCGAAAACACTGTCAAAAATGGAATCAGAACCCATTCCACCAAACGCGCCCATAAAAGTGCGCAAAGCTTCTTCCATAGAAGAATACCCCCCGCCTCCCGCTGCAGCAGCGCCTTGCACGCCTTCTTTGCCGTACCGATCGTATAATTGCCGTTTATTGGTGTCGCTTAAAACTTCATAAGCTTCGGAGATCTCTTTAAATTTTTTTTCCGATTCCGAGTCGCCAGGATTTTTATCTGGATGATATTTCAGGGCCATCTTTCGATAAGCCTTTTTAATTTCATCCTGAGTAGCATTGCGTTGTATTTCTAGAGTGTTGTAATAATCTGACATATGCGATTCCCAAATGGGTTAACACTTATGAGCGGTGCAGTACACAGGTACCCATGTCACGCTATAACTGGATTTATTGGAAACTTGGTCTTTATAGATAACTGAATGACATCCCAACTTATCCCCTTGCTCAAAGGAAACAAATTTAAGGAAAGGCCGCATAAACCGACATGAGCGCTCTCTGACAGCCTTATTTATTTTTTAACGCTGCTTTTTATATTTTAAGGCAGCCTTAGATTTTGCTCGCTTTTTTACCGATGGTTTAGAGTAAAAGCGATGGGCTTTAACAGACTTCATGACGCCTTCTTTATCGAGTCTTTTTTTAAGAGCTCTAAGAGCTTTATCAAGGGGTTCTCCCACCCGCACTTTAACAACTGTCATTTAACCTTAACCTTACTTTTTGAATTTATTCTGCATCAATGCTTATTTCAGTTAGAGAGTGGTTCAGTGTAAAATTACTTAAAATCCCTCTAAACTCTCATAGATAGCATTATCATACGAGAGTCGCAACATATAAATCAACCTAGAAATGCAGGCCTCTAGATAAAAGAGTTCCGTCAACTAGCAGAATAGAATTCGTAGGTTTGAACCCGATTTAACCACCCCTGTAACCAACGTTTTTCATTCCTTTGAGGAGGTGAATTCTGCACCCGATTTTCAAGCACACTCCTCGCACTCCGAGCAAATTCTTTAACAGGTTCATCCGATAGGTTCATCCCCAGCAGGACTTGCCGCAACCCCCATCCGCCCCCTTGGTATCTTTCTTGCGGAGAAACTCCCTCTCCTTTGAAGTTGACATAATCCAATAAAGCATAAGTGCCCGCCAAAGATTGGCTCAATTGGCAGAATTGCCTTTGAATTTTTTCTTGCTCTTCTGCACTTAAATTTTCCATCAGGATGGGCAACGACCTTTCTAACCGTTCGAACATGAAATAAATTTGCAGGTCAACATTTTCGGCTAAAAGTTGGCGCAATTCCCTTAGCTCTTCTTTATCTTGAGCAGCCATAAATTCCTCTCGCGTTTTCCATGGGCAACCATCAGCTTGGATTAACCATTGGGGAATGGCCACTTGATGCTTACCTAGAAATTTTATCAAATTAGGAAAGGACTCTTTAAAGGGAGAATTTGAATTTTTAGGATGCCAAATAAAATGCCCAATTCCTAGGGAGGCAAATTCTTCTCCCGCATTCCAAGAAGTTAAACCGGCAACAGATTTTTTACATTCGTTTTTCCAAATTTGCTCCCCCATTTGGCGGGCTTGCTCAGTTGAAATCTGAAAAGCTCGGCAAGGAGGGGGCAATAAAAAGAGACATCCGACTATGACAAACATAAGAAATGGGTAATCGCGCATTGACCCTCCTGGGAAATTAACGTATGGCAAAATTGAAAGAACAGCAGCAAAAGCTACGGTCATCCTAACTACAGGACTTAGAGAGAAACAGGAATACCTGGTTCTAAAGGAGACAACCAAATTTTTTCCCAAGCATTGCATGAGGGGAACCCGCCTAAGTCAACTTGGAATGCTATCACTCTTCCAAAAAGGCACTAAGTTTATAACAATCCGCTAACCCTAACTGGGGATAGATCGATTTCTTATCTGACCTAATGTCTCCTTGTTAGGAAAATGGGCTGTTAAAAGCTACCCTATCCCCTCTCCAGGGAGTTTTTCTAAACTCAAGAGATTGTTTTGACAATGAACTAGTTGCCAGCTAAATAATAAAAACATCTAAAGAATATGTCTTTCTCGGGCACTTCCTGTGAAAGCATATAAGTAAGGATATCAAATCTCTCGATTTTTTCAACTTAAAGGAAACTTTCATGCAATTTACCCATTATTTGCACTATATCCGCCATCTCCATGCTTTTCAAGCGACGCTCCCTAGAGGCCAGAATGACCCGCCCCCTTTTACTGAAAAAATTCCCAAAGAAAGAGACCTGACTTGCAAAGCCTTAAAAAAGTTTAAGTTATCAGGAGATTCCCAAACCCAGTCCCTTTTTCTTACCAGCTTGCCCCTCTCGATTCAAGCTTACATTTTTACTTTTTTAAAGCAGGATTTACATCCCTGCGCAACGGTTTGTCATCGCTTTCGTTTTCTGGCAATTAACCAGCTATTAAACAAATATTTCGGATACACTTCTGAAAATAAAGAACGCATGATTCTGCAAGCGTTTATTTATCTGGAAAATCAAATGAACAAAGAATTGAGCTCTATGCAATTTCTAGAAGACTTAAGCGAAACGAAAAGCAATCTGATAGAGGCCAAAGGTAAGCTTGAAAAAATTTTGCATTTTTTCTCTCTATTCAAGATTCATTTTCATTTTATGCTGATTTTAGAAGAAAACGACCATAATAAAATTCTTATTAAAGGCAATTTGACCGAACTTTACCATTTCCAAAAAGCCTGTGAAGCCTATTTAAACGAATGCTCAAAACATTTAAAGAGAGGGCAATCTCACTGAACCTAAAAGCCTAGAGTCTGCCAAAACAAACTCTAGGCATTCTTTTTTATCTAATTTCTCCTCCCGCTTTTTTATTCCTCTTGATCTCGACCTATTTTTTTGTTTAAGATAAAAACTTATTCAACCTTTTTATTCAGTCACTTATGGATTCAAAAAAAAAACGGCCGAAAAAATGGGTCGCATGCCCTATCGAAGAGGAGTATTTTGGGGATGACCGCAAGGCATACCGCCAGGAAAGAAAACTTGCTTCCTTAAGAGATCGTTCTAAATATAAAAAAACCGATCGAGAAAAACATGAAAAACACCTAACCGAACAGCGCAGCGCCAAACTATCCAAAAATGAATGGGAAAAAGGGCGCGTGATCTCCATCGTTCCCCAGGGAATTCTTGTCTCTTCCAATGGCCAAGAATTTCTTTGTACCTTGCGCGGAGTTTTAAAAAAAGAGCGGGGATTAGCAAAAAATTTAGTCGCGGTTGGCGATTTTGTCCTTTTTGAGAAAAGCGCGCCTGAAGAAGGTTTGATTGCTCATGTGGAGCCTCGCAAAACAGTGCTTTCACGAGCAGATAATCTTTCTAGGCGTAAAGAACAGCTTATCGCCGCTAATATTGACCAGGTTTTGATTACAACTTCGGTTCTAAGTCCGCCTTTAAAGCCTTCATTAATTGATCGTTATATTATTGCCACGCAAAAAGGAGGAATGACTCCTCTTATTGTAGTCAATAAAATTGACCTATTGTTTACCCCCTTAGCTGCAGACAATCCTCTCCTTGAGCAAGAAAAAGCTCTGTTTGAGGAGTTTATCAAGGGATACCGGCAAGCAGGCTTACAAGTTATCCCTGTAAGCACTATCACAGGCGAAGGGATCGCTCTTCTTAAAGAACAAATGCGCGATAAATCTTCGGTTTTTTCTGGCCAATCGGGCGTGGGAAAATCTTCTTTAATTAATGCCCTAATTGGCACAGATTTACGCACAGGAAAAATTGTGCAGCGCACAAAAAAAGGAACCCATACCACGACAACCACGCAACTTATCCCTTTAGATTTTGGGGGATGGTGCATCGATACACCGGGAATAAAAAGTTTTGGAATTTGGGATGTGAATCGAGAGGAAGTGGAGAGCTATTTTTCAGAAATTCACCTTATTGGCCGCATGTGCAAATTTCCGGATTGTTCCCATTTGCATGAAGAGGACTGTGCCGTTATTCAAGCTGTTGAAGAAGGCAGAATTTCCCCCCTTCGCTTTGAATCTTATCACGATCTCCTACACAGCATTACACAAAAACATCTACGCCGCTGAAATTTTAACCAACAAATGAGGTGAATATGGCTTATATCCGATCCGTAAAAGCGATTGAAATTCTAGATTCTCGTGGAAACCCTACTCTTGAAGTCGCCTTAAAGACCGATCGAGATGTGGTCGTAAAAGCCTCAGTCCCTTCTGGGGCTTCTACAGGCGAGCATGAAGCAGTTGAATTGCGAGACGGCGATCCAGCCCGTTACCATGGGAAAGGAGTCCAACAAGCCATCGCGCATGTGAATGGCCCGCTTGCTCAAATTTTGGTGGGGCGACATGTTTTCGATCAACCAGAGTTAGATTTGTTGATGATTTCTTCCGATGGAACGGAAAATAAAGGGCGTTTTGGAGCAAATGCAATCTTAGGCGCTTCTTTAGCCCTTGCGCGTGCGGGAGCTGCTACTGCCCATTTGCCTCTTTATCGCTATATCGGTGGTTGCCATCCTTACATTCTCCCCTGCCCTATGATGAATATCATGAACGGTGGAGCTCATGCCGACAACTCTTTGGAATTTCAAGAATTTATGATTCGCCCAATTGGAGCCCCTACTTTTCGGGAAGCCATCCGTTGGGGAGCAGAAATTTTCCACACCTTGAAAAAAATTTTAAAAGAGGAGGGACATGCGACGTCGGTTGGAGATGAAGGAGGTTTTGCTCCTAATTTACCCTCAAACGAAGCTGCTATTGAGTACATCTTAACGGCTATTGAAAAAGCTGGCTACCACCCAGGCTCTCAGGTTACTCTTGCTTTAGATTGCGCAGCGTCTGAGTTTTACGATAAAGCTACTAAGACCTATGTGGAAAAGAAAAGAAAACGGCAAAAACAATCGTTTGCCCAACGCTCAGCAGAAGAGCAGGTCACTTATCTCGAATCCCTCTGCAATCGATACCCGATCGATTCTATTGAAGATGGCCTAGATGAAAACGATTGGAGCGGCTGGAAATATTTAACCGAAAGGCTTGGTAAAAAAATCCAAGTGGTGGGCGATGATATTTTTGTCACCAACCCCAAATTCTTACAAAAAGGTTTTGAGCAAAAGATCGGCAATTCAATTTTAGTGAAGGTCAACCAAATTGGGACTTTAACAGAAACCTTAGAAACAATTCGACAAGCTCACACACATGCTTATTCAGCCATTATTTCTCATCGATCCGGGGAAACAGAGGATAGCATCATCGCAGACATTTGCGTGGCAACCAACTCTGGCCAAATTAAAACAGGATCCTTATGCCGAACAGATCGCGTAGCAAAATATAACCGTCTACTAAGCATCGAGGCAGAGCTTGGCTCAATCGCACGATATGCGGATAGCAATTCAGCTAAAAAACTATCTTAAGGCAAAAACTTGTTTAAGCTCGCGCGGACAATTAGAAATAATCCCATCCACGCGAGCTTGAATAAGATAATGCATCCTTCCGGGCTCATCGACCGTCCAGACCCAAACCTTTTTCCTCATCTGCTTTAATTCGCTTAGTCTTCTTTGGGTAAGCATACTATAGTGCATCGCGACGATATCAGGCTCATAGGGCGCATGCCGATGCCATTCTTTTTCTTCGTCAATGATTGAAACTAAGGGAAAGGGGAGTTGCATTTCTCGTAAGGCTTTTAAAATATCGGCAGAGAGAGATCCCACCACCACCTCGGCAGCCCGATTCGTCTCTGCCAAGACCACTTTAAGGACAGCCTGCGCTAATTCTTTAGGAGGGGCTGATCCCTCCTTAATCTCTACCATCACGCCACATTTCCCTTTGCATAAGACAAGCACCTCAGCCAAAGAAGGAATTTTTTGACCTGCAAAAGCTGAATCAAACCATTCCCCTGCATCCCAATTTTGAAGCGCAGAAAAATCACAATCCATAACTGCCACACCGTTTGCATGGGGAATCGTTCGGGAAAGATAAAGGTCATGAATGACCACTGGAATGCCATCCTTAGATAAATGTACGTCCACTTCAATATAATCTACCCCAATCTCTAAAGCTTGTTGAAAGGCAAATAAGGTGTTTTCAGGCGCATCCGAAGAATTACCTCGATGGGCAATACTTGCTACAGGAGGAGAGAGAGGAAGATGGGGGTGCAGAGAGGTTTGAAAAAAGATATCCATCGAAAAACTTGCCCGTTATTTAAGCTCTACACGGCGACTTTAAGATTTTTTTTCACAAGCTGACAATGTCGATTGATCCAGGAAAAACACTCTTTCCCAATTCTCACCGGCACGTTGATTTTTTTTCCATCTACCAAAAAGGTTGTGGGAATTGTGTTCAAACGAATCCATGTTTGTAGACGACGAAATAACTCTGTATTGGGATCTGAGCGGCGGAGAGTTTGCACAACTTCTTTACCATCTTGGTGAATTTGGGGATAAGAAAATTGAAGGCCCCATGCAATAGAATCTTGCCCAAAAACCATTGAGCGGAATTTACCATCACGCGGAGAATAGTCCAAGGTATGGGCTTGCAGCTGGATCACCGGCTTGCCAATACGCACTAACTGTTGCTTCTCTCCTACCGCTATACAGTAAAGAGCTTCTAAATCCGCGGTAAATACCACAGAAAAAGAGGAGGCTGTGGCCTGGTAATCAGGAATTTTTCCATTCATAAGGGTTTGAAGGTAATTTTGGTAACTTTGTAAGAAATCGACCTGTGAAATTTCGCCGGATCCCCCCTCTACCACTCTTCCCATAGAATAAATATGAAAGGCCCCCAAATTCTCAAGTAAAGACTGCATCGGTTCACACCCAACAAGCATGGATAAATTTAACCATTTAGAAGCTTGTAAGGGGACGGCTTCCTCAACTTTTACCAAGCGTAGTGCGTGAGTCATCGTACATTCGACTTTGAAGAAAACTTTAAAGAGCCTGAGATAAAGGAATGGATGAAAATCCACCCAATCCCTATACAGATGGCAGAATCTGCCAAATTGAAAACTGGATAATCGTATCCCCATAGGACAAAGTGGAACATATCGACCACATGACCATATAAGAAGTAATCCACAATATTTCCTATGGCTCCCCCTATAATGAGGGCGAAAGGAAGTTCTAATTTTTTCTCGTAGCGATAAAAAAGTAAATAGCAGAACAAGAAAATAATTAAAAGGATGCGAAAAATTAGCAGGTATTCTTGAAAGTCGGCAAAGATGCCTCCGATAGCCCCTCTATTTTCCACGTAGTTAAGTGAAAACTGGATTCCAAAAAAGTTTTGGAAAACTGGTACCCCTCCATAGGGATACCTGTAAGTGTCAAACCTTGGTTTAGGCAAATAGTGAAAAGCACAATATTTAGATGTCATATCAGATATAAGGACTAAGATACTAATCCACAGTGCTTTAAACTTTAGCATGCTTAAATGAGACCTTTTTCCAACTTTTCTTGAGCTTTCACTGTCATGGAAGCATAAGGAACCGCTTCTAAACGTGCAAGAGGGATTTCTTCCCCTGTTACATCACAAATTCCATACGTATTATCGTGAATTTTCTCTAAAGCCCGATCAATTTGTCTCAAAATTGCGTACTCTCGTGTGGTCACTTCCAAATTGATTGTTCTATCAAAGTCATCTGTCCCTTGATCAGCTTGATGTTGAGAGTAACCAGTTGCTTCATCAGGTTTTTTGACTTCTTCTGTCGATCCTTTCAACAGCCGTGTCAACTGGTCACGCATTTCTTCTAGTCTTTTTTTAAATTTTGCCACTTCAATTTTTTTCAACGCCATTCGTTTCTCCTTATAGACCCATCTGTTCGATTTTATTCACAATCTACCCTACCTATGGGAATGCTCTCCATACCCTTTCGCCGCCTCTGAATTTTACCCGAGAATTTTGGAATAGGTTTCGGATGCCACGATCAAGACCCATGCATGAGTGAAGATCTAAGCATTTCGAAATCTAGCCAGAAGAGATCGAAGAAAACTCAAAAAGCAAAGCCGAGCGCGGTAATGGTCGGCAAGTAATTTTATGAATAAGAATTCGCTATATTTTATTGGGCCTCTCTTTGTCAAGTATAACTTATTTACCAAAAATTTTCATGCAAATTCACTCGTAAGGATTCTAGTTTAGCGAGCAGGGATACGCCTTTAGAGCCGAAGAAAGACAATCTTTATCTCCCCTAGGCTTTATTTCATATTTTTTTATTTACCCTGAATAAACTGCAAGCATTCTATTTATTTCAACAAAAAAAGAAAAGGGCTAATTAAACAAATTAAAAATTAATTATGGTAGATCCCCTCTCAAGTGACTAAGGAGATAAACGTCGAATTTCCCATTCATTCTGCAGATAAGCTCTATATTCGAAGCGATCATGAAGCCGATTAGCTCTTCCTTGCCAAAATTCAAAGCGTGTAGGAATTAAGCGAAAACCGCCCCAAAAAGGAGGTAAGGGGATAGGCTGCCCAGCATACTGTTTTACTAGCTGTTTGTATGTATCTTCCAATTCATCCCGCGAATTAAGCTCAGCATCTTGTTTAGAAGCCCACGCGCCAATTTGGCTCCCTCTAGGTCGTTTAGAAAAATAGGAAAAGGACTCTGCAGAAGACACTAAAACAACCGACCCTTCAATGTTGACTTGCCTTTCGAGAGATCGCCAAAAAAAATTAATAGCAGCAAAAGGATTATCCCTTAATTCGCGCGATTTGCGGCTTTCTAGATTGGTAAAAAAAACAAAACCTCGATGATCGAAATATTTTAGCAGGACAATTCTTGAAGAGGGCTTTCTAGCCAAGCTGGTAGTTGACAAAGTCATGGCGTTTGGTTCAACAGCTTCTTCATTTATAGCCTCTCTAAACCATATTTGAAACTGATTGAAGGGATCGGGGCTTAGACCTTCTCGCCTTAATTCGGATTTAGAATATTCTTTACGCAGTGTTTTTTTTTCACCCATTTAAAGATTCCTTTACAAGGATTTGCCTAAGACGTTAAAAGTAATAGCAGAATATTCATTTTGCTCAAAGCCTGAGGAGCCTCCTATGTCTAGTAAACTCTCTTTATCACAGCTTCCCCTTAACGGTAAAAAAGTGCTTGTTAGGGTGGATTTTAATGTTCCTCTCGATAAAGAGCAAAAAATTACGGATGATACGAGAATTCGGGCCTCCTTGCCTACCATTCGCTACATTCTTGAAAAAGGGGGAGCTGTCATTTTGATGAGCCATTTAGGGAGGCCTAAAGGCAAGCCTTCATCTGAATATTCTTTGAAGCCGTGCGCAAAACGCCTTTCAGAACTCCTTAACTATCCGGTGCTCATGGCTCCCGATTCTGTAGGAGAAGAAACGCGACAGCTAGCGAGCTCTCTAAAACCAACTCAAGTGCTTTTACTTGAAAACCTCAGGTTTCGGGAAGGAGAAGAGTATCCTGAAAAAGATCCCACCTTTGCAAAAGAACTGGCCTCTTTGGGCGATCTGTATGTTAATGATGCTTTTGGAACAGCTCATCGCGCTCACGCCTCAACAGCACAGATCACGCGCTACTTCCCCGGTAAATCTGCGGCAGGCTTTCTCCTCGAGAAAGAAATAAAATATTTAAATAGTTCACTCATTCACCCCTCTCGCCCTTTTTGCGCCATTATCGGAGGATCAAAAATCTCCACTAAGATCGGGGTGATACAAAGTTTACTGCAAAAGGCCGATGCAATCCTTATTGGTGGGGGAATGGCTTACACTTTCTTGAAAGCTCAAGGAATCCCGATTGGCAACTCAATTCATGAAGAAGAATTTTTAGATAAAGCCAAAAGCATTCTTCATTTGTCCTCCTCCCGCCATGCAAAAATTATTTTGCCGGATGATCTTATGATCGCCGATTCTCTTTCTAAAGAGGCTACCGTTCAAACCATCGCTGCCCAAACAGGGATTCCCTCTCCCTTTCAAGGAGTAGATATTGGACCTCAAACGATCCAGAAGTTTGCTAAAATTTTGCAGAGCGCGACAACTATTTTTTGGAATGGACCGTTGGGCGTTTTTGAAATTGAGCCTTTCGCAAAAGGCACTTATGCAATCGCACGCATCGTGGCAGAATCTTCCGCAACCACAATCGTAGGCGGAGGTGACTCGATTGCGGCTTTGCAAGCTTCCGGCCTCTCCGAGAAAATCACCCATCTTTCTACAGGAGGAGGAGCTTCTTTAGAATACATTGAGCAGGGAACTTTGCCAGGCATTGAAGCTTTGAGCGATACAGCTTTATAGCAACCACCCTTGAAATAGTCATTGCAAAAAATGTGTTTGTCATGTAAAAATTATGACCGTAAGTATTGTACTTATGGAAGTTATGCAAACTATGTGCTCTCTATATCAACAGTCACATCACTCTTACCCCCCAGTCTCTTCACTTAAATTTTCCTTTTTTTCTTTACAGGCCCTGGCCTGTAAATGGCTAGCATGCATCCATTTTTGTATGCCGTGTTTTTCTAAAAAATTTCCAATTTTTAACCGAAGGGTCATTTGTGGAAAATTCCGCTTACGGAAATCCTATATTTAGTAAATGGCGGGCATTGCTTTGGCCCGTTCACCGCGATGAGTTACGTAAACTCATTCCTCTGTTAGTTATTTTCTTTTTTATTTCCTTCGATTACAATGTCCTTAGGACGATGAAAGATACCTTAGTTGTAACGGCTAAGGCCTCAGGTGCTGAAGTTATCCCTTTTATTAAAGTATGGATTCTTCTGCCTGGCGCTCTGCTTATGACTTTTTTATTTACTCGCCTATCTAATCGTTGGTCTCAAGAAAAAGTTTTCTATGTCATGGTTTCCACCTTTTTGGTTTTCTTTTTCTTGTTTGCTTTCTTCCTCTACCCCAACCGGGAACTTTTACATCCTCACCAAACGGCCGACGCGTTAGAAAAAATTTTACCCCCAGGATTAAAAGGGCTAATTGCCATGTTCCGCAATTGGACATTAACCATGTTTTACGTCATGTCCGAACTGTGGAGTAATATCATTTTATCCATGTTATTTTGGGGGTTTGCGAACCAAGTCACTCGCCTCAATGAAGCTAAACGTTTTTATGGGATTTTTGGCATAGGAGCTAACTTATCAGGGATTTTTGCAGGACAGGTTTCTGTCTTTCTTTGCCAAACGGTGTATAACCCCTCTTTACCCTTTGGAGAAGATGCTTGGGAACAAACCTTGATTTTGCTTGTCTCCCTAGTCCTGTGTGTGGGAATTGCCGCTATGGTTTTATTTCGTTGGTTTCATAAAAAGGTTTTATCTCTTCCTCGCTATTATGATAAGGAGACAGTTGAACAAGAAAAAGAGGCAAAGGGGAAGCTTTCTATCCGAGAAACTTTTGGATACCTTTTACGTTCACGCTATATGTTATGCATTGCCCTCATCACAATCGCTTATAATCTTGTGATCAATCTAGTTGAGGTTATTTGGAAGCACCAATTGCGAGAGCTTTATCCTGACCCCATTCAATTTAATCTTTACATGAATCAGGTTTCTACAATTATTGGAATTGTAGCCACCACAACGGCGATTTTTATCTCTGGGAATATGATCCGAAAATTTGGCTGGACCTTTACAGCCCTTATAACCCCCATTATTCTCCTCCTCACTAGCATTGGTTTCTTCTCCTTCTTTTTCTTCCGAGATTCTTTATCGCACATCGTCAATGCCGCATTAGGCACTACCCCGTTGGCCGTAGTCGTGTTCTTTGGCTCTGTCCAAAATATTCTTTGTCGCGGTGCTAAATACACGGTCTTCGATGCGACTAAGGAGATGGCATTTGTTCCATTAGATGTGAAAAGTAAACTGAAAGGCAAGGCTGCCATTGACGGAGTTTGCTCCCGCCTGGGAAAATC
The Parachlamydia sp. AcF125 genome window above contains:
- a CDS encoding TraR/DksA family transcriptional regulator — protein: MALKKIEVAKFKKRLEEMRDQLTRLLKGSTEEVKKPDEATGYSQHQADQGTDDFDRTINLEVTTREYAILRQIDRALEKIHDNTYGICDVTGEEIPLARLEAVPYASMTVKAQEKLEKGLI
- the rsgA gene encoding ribosome small subunit-dependent GTPase A, with the translated sequence MDSKKKRPKKWVACPIEEEYFGDDRKAYRQERKLASLRDRSKYKKTDREKHEKHLTEQRSAKLSKNEWEKGRVISIVPQGILVSSNGQEFLCTLRGVLKKERGLAKNLVAVGDFVLFEKSAPEEGLIAHVEPRKTVLSRADNLSRRKEQLIAANIDQVLITTSVLSPPLKPSLIDRYIIATQKGGMTPLIVVNKIDLLFTPLAADNPLLEQEKALFEEFIKGYRQAGLQVIPVSTITGEGIALLKEQMRDKSSVFSGQSGVGKSSLINALIGTDLRTGKIVQRTKKGTHTTTTTQLIPLDFGGWCIDTPGIKSFGIWDVNREEVESYFSEIHLIGRMCKFPDCSHLHEEDCAVIQAVEEGRISPLRFESYHDLLHSITQKHLRR
- the lspA gene encoding signal peptidase II, with translation MLKFKALWISILVLISDMTSKYCAFHYLPKPRFDTYRYPYGGVPVFQNFFGIQFSLNYVENRGAIGGIFADFQEYLLIFRILLIIFLFCYLLFYRYEKKLELPFALIIGGAIGNIVDYFLYGHVVDMFHFVLWGYDYPVFNLADSAICIGIGWIFIHSFISGSLKFSSKSNVR
- the eno gene encoding phosphopyruvate hydratase, producing the protein MAYIRSVKAIEILDSRGNPTLEVALKTDRDVVVKASVPSGASTGEHEAVELRDGDPARYHGKGVQQAIAHVNGPLAQILVGRHVFDQPELDLLMISSDGTENKGRFGANAILGASLALARAGAATAHLPLYRYIGGCHPYILPCPMMNIMNGGAHADNSLEFQEFMIRPIGAPTFREAIRWGAEIFHTLKKILKEEGHATSVGDEGGFAPNLPSNEAAIEYILTAIEKAGYHPGSQVTLALDCAASEFYDKATKTYVEKKRKRQKQSFAQRSAEEQVTYLESLCNRYPIDSIEDGLDENDWSGWKYLTERLGKKIQVVGDDIFVTNPKFLQKGFEQKIGNSILVKVNQIGTLTETLETIRQAHTHAYSAIISHRSGETEDSIIADICVATNSGQIKTGSLCRTDRVAKYNRLLSIEAELGSIARYADSNSAKKLS
- a CDS encoding glycerophosphodiester phosphodiesterase; its protein translation is MDIFFQTSLHPHLPLSPPVASIAHRGNSSDAPENTLFAFQQALEIGVDYIEVDVHLSKDGIPVVIHDLYLSRTIPHANGVAVMDCDFSALQNWDAGEWFDSAFAGQKIPSLAEVLVLCKGKCGVMVEIKEGSAPPKELAQAVLKVVLAETNRAAEVVVGSLSADILKALREMQLPFPLVSIIDEEKEWHRHAPYEPDIVAMHYSMLTQRRLSELKQMRKKVWVWTVDEPGRMHYLIQARVDGIISNCPRELKQVFALR
- the pdxH gene encoding pyridoxamine 5'-phosphate oxidase, giving the protein MGEKKTLRKEYSKSELRREGLSPDPFNQFQIWFREAINEEAVEPNAMTLSTTSLARKPSSRIVLLKYFDHRGFVFFTNLESRKSRELRDNPFAAINFFWRSLERQVNIEGSVVLVSSAESFSYFSKRPRGSQIGAWASKQDAELNSRDELEDTYKQLVKQYAGQPIPLPPFWGGFRLIPTRFEFWQGRANRLHDRFEYRAYLQNEWEIRRLSP
- a CDS encoding phosphoglycerate kinase, translated to MSSKLSLSQLPLNGKKVLVRVDFNVPLDKEQKITDDTRIRASLPTIRYILEKGGAVILMSHLGRPKGKPSSEYSLKPCAKRLSELLNYPVLMAPDSVGEETRQLASSLKPTQVLLLENLRFREGEEYPEKDPTFAKELASLGDLYVNDAFGTAHRAHASTAQITRYFPGKSAAGFLLEKEIKYLNSSLIHPSRPFCAIIGGSKISTKIGVIQSLLQKADAILIGGGMAYTFLKAQGIPIGNSIHEEEFLDKAKSILHLSSSRHAKIILPDDLMIADSLSKEATVQTIAAQTGIPSPFQGVDIGPQTIQKFAKILQSATTIFWNGPLGVFEIEPFAKGTYAIARIVAESSATTIVGGGDSIAALQASGLSEKITHLSTGGGASLEYIEQGTLPGIEALSDTAL
- the dnaJ gene encoding molecular chaperone DnaJ, with the translated sequence MSDYYNTLEIQRNATQDEIKKAYRKMALKYHPDKNPGDSESEKKFKEISEAYEVLSDTNKRQLYDRYGKEGVQGAAAAGGGGYSSMEEALRTFMGAFGGMGSDSIFDSVFGGGDFGGGHAGGQGARQGASKRVTITLSFEEAARGVDKELVVTNYVTCRECGGKGARSAAGIKKCNRCGGSGQVFEQRGFFSMSMTCSQCHGEGRMIVDPCSVCRGSGLVKEKQHVKVHIPAGVDSGMRLRMSGYGDAGQGGGPPGDLYVFIQVEPHEIFERDGNDLLLDLPISFTEAALGCKKEVPSLFAHTCRIAIPEGTQNGKVFRIKGEGFPNVHGQGKGDLLVKIFVETPTKLSKRMKELLEEFSKLEGAVNLPTRKSFLDKIKAFFH
- a CDS encoding F-box protein; its protein translation is MQFTHYLHYIRHLHAFQATLPRGQNDPPPFTEKIPKERDLTCKALKKFKLSGDSQTQSLFLTSLPLSIQAYIFTFLKQDLHPCATVCHRFRFLAINQLLNKYFGYTSENKERMILQAFIYLENQMNKELSSMQFLEDLSETKSNLIEAKGKLEKILHFFSLFKIHFHFMLILEENDHNKILIKGNLTELYHFQKACEAYLNECSKHLKRGQSH
- the rpsU gene encoding 30S ribosomal protein S21, which codes for MTVVKVRVGEPLDKALRALKKRLDKEGVMKSVKAHRFYSKPSVKKRAKSKAALKYKKQR